Proteins from one Drosophila gunungcola strain Sukarami chromosome 3R, Dgunungcola_SK_2, whole genome shotgun sequence genomic window:
- the LOC128251972 gene encoding protein toll has translation MRRLKMASEWAALLLILQLFRWPGSEASFGRDACNEMSIDGLCQCAPIMSEYEIICPAYAENPIFKLTIQPSNDYVQIVCNLTDTTDYQQLPKKVRIGEVDRVQMRRCMLPGHTPIASILDYLGIVSPKTLIFESDNLGMNITRQHLDRLHSLKRFRFTARRPTHIPGNLLTDMRNLSHLELRANIAEMPMHLFDDLESLESIEFGSNQLKQMPRGIFGKMPKLKHLNLWSNQLHNLTKHDFEGASSVLGIDIHDNGIELLPHDVFAHLTNLTEINLSANLFRSLPEGLFEHNKHLNEVRLMNNRVPLATLPSRLFANQPELKVLRLRCYLETLPGDLLEHSTQITNISLGDNLLSTLPATLLEHQVNLLSLDLSNNRLTDLPDSLFEHTTNLSDLRLEDNLLTEISSKLFSHLGKLETLYMSRNRLRTIDSRAFLGTIGMRHLHLDHNDLDLQQPLLGSIIQGQINSPFSNMPDLLTLNLRNNSIIFVYFDWKFVMVQLRDLDLSYNNISTLEYEDLQFLSRNRLHVNMTHNKIRRITLPEQLGVTDNWDPNLVHVDLNDNPLNCSCSIYWFVQLVRGAITPEYAKQFKFQTDRLYCSEPNALQHIPVRRVDPRKLICPLDYSNDPRERQCPLGCFCWVRPFDNALVVECNNGNLTHVPRLPNLPPNLQLMELHLENNTLVTMPPANTRGYEKVTSLHLSGNNLTHIDVDHLPRNLSHLDVSWNHLQTLNDSTLGFLNRTMKSRSMKLSGNPWICNCDARPLLLFTQDNFERIEDRNEMLCMNAEMPTRMVELTTNDICPEEKGVFIALAVVIALAGLLAGFTAALYYKYQMEIKIWLYAHNILLWLVTEEELDKDKKFDAFISYSHKDQSFIEDYLVPQLEHGPQKFQLCVHERDWLVGSHITENIMRSVAESRRTIIVLSQNFIKSEWARLEFKAAHRSALNEGRSRVIVIIYSDIGDVEKLDDELKAYLKMNTYLKWGDPWFWDKLRYALPHRRPIGNIGNGALVKTALKGSTDDKLELIKPSPVTPPLTTPPAEATKNPLVAQLNGVTPHPAIMIANGKNGLTNLYTPNGKSHHGNGHINGAFIINTNAKQSDV, from the exons ATGAGGCGACTTAAAATGGCTTCCGAGTGGGCGGCGCTACTGTTGATCCTGCAACTATTCCGGTGGCCAGGAAGTGAGGCGTCCTTCGGTCGGGATGCGTGCAACGAGATGAGCATCGACGGACTCTGTCAGTGTGCACCCATCATGTCGGAATACGAGATCATATGCCCAGCGTATGCCGAAAACCCCATTTTCAAGCTCACCATCCAGCCGAGCAATGACTATGTGCAGATTGTGTGCAATCTGACGGATACCACGGACTACCAGCAGTTGCCAAAGAAGGTGCGGATCGGCGAGGTCGATCGGGTGCAGATGCGAAGGTGTATGTTGCCCGGCCACACGCCTATTGCCAGTATTCTGGACTATCTGGGCATAGTCTCGCCCAAGACGCTGATCTTCGAGAGCGACAACCTGGGCATGAACATCACGAGGCAGCACTTGGACCGGCTGCACAGCCTCAAGCGTTTCCGGTTCACCGCCCGTCGACCCACTCACATTCCCGGCAACCTACTTACCGACATGCGGAACCTGAGTCACCTGGAACTGAGGGCGAACATTGCCGAGATGCCGATGCACCTGTTTGATGACCTGGAGAGCCTCGAGTCCATCGAATTCGGCAGCAATCAGCTGAAGCAAATGCCGCGCGGAATATTCGGCAAGATGCCCAAGTTGAAGCACTTGAATTTGTGGAGCAATCAGCTGCACAACCTCACAAAGCACGATTTCGAGGGCGCCAGCTCTGTGTTGGGCATAGATATTCATGACAATGGAATCGAACTGCTGCCGCATGATGTGTTTGCCCATCTCACGAATCTCACGGAGATCAACCTGAGCGCCAATCTCTTCCGTTCACTGCCCGAGGGCCTCTTCGAGCACAATAAACATCTGAATGAAGTGCGACTGATGAACAACCGTGTGCCTCTGGCCACTCTGCCGTCGCGCCTGTTCGCCAACCAGCCGGAACTGAAGGTCCTGCGGCTGAGGTGCTATTTGGAAACACTGCCGGGCGATCTTCTCGAGCATTCCACACAGATCACCAACATCTCACTCGGTGACAATCTGCTCAGCACACTGCCGGCCACTTTGCTGGAACATCAGGTCAACCTTCTCAGCTTGGACTTGAGCAACAACAGGCTAACAGATCTGCCGGATTCGCTTTTCGAACATACCACCAATCTGTCGGATCTGCGGTTAGAGGACAATCTACTCACCGAAATAAGCag cAAACTTTTCAGTCATTTGGGCAAACTGGAGACCCTCTATATGAGCAGAAATCGGCTGCGCACCATCGATTCTAGAGCCTTTCTTGGTACCATTGGCATGCGGCATCTGCATCTGGATCACAACGATCTTGACCTGCAACAACCGCTGCTGGGCAGCATTATTCAGGGCCAAATCAACTCCCCATTTAGCAATATGCCTGATCTACTCACTCTCAATCTGCGCAACAACTCGATTATATTTGTCTACTTTGACTGGAAATTCGTGATGGTGCAGTTGAGGGATTTGGACCTGAGttacaacaacatcagcacGCTGGAGTACGAGGATCTGCAGTTCCTTTCGAGAAACAGGTTGCACGTCAACATGACGCACAATAAGATACGCCGGATCACACTGCCCGAGCAGCTTGGTGTAACCGACAACTGGGATCCCAATCTGGTGCATGTGGATCTCAACGACAATCCCCTTAACTGCTCCTGCTCGATCTACTGGTTTGTCCAGCTGGTGAGGGGTGCCATTACGCCGGAATATGCCAAGCAGTTTAAGTTCCAGACTGATCGACTGTACTGCAGTGAGCCTAATGCCCTTCAGCACATTCCAGTGCGCCGGGTAGATCCTCGCAAGCTCATTTGTCCGCTGGACTACTCCAATGATCCGCGAGAGCGCCAGTGCCCACTGGGCTGCTTCTGCTGGGTGCGTCCCTTCGACAACGCTTTGGTGGTGGAGTGCAACAATGGCAACCTCACCCATGTTCCTCGCCTGCCCAATCTGCCCCCTAACCTGCAGTTGATGGAGCTCCATCTGGAGAACAACACACTGGTCACTATGCCTCCTGCCAACACTCGAGGCTATGAGAAGGTAACCAGTCTGCATCTGTCTGGCAATAATCTCACCCACATCGATGTGGATCATCTGCCGCGCAATCTTTCGCACCTGGACGTTAGTTGGAATCATCTACAAACGCTAAACGACTCAACGCTCGGCTTCCTCAATCGCACCATGAAGTCGCGCTCGATGAAGCTGTCCGGCAATCCGTGGATCTGCAACTGTGACGCCAGACCGCTGCTGCTCTTCACCCAAGACAATTTCGAGCGGATCGAGGATCGCAACGAGATGCTGTGCATGAACGCCGAGATGCCCACACGGATGGTGGAGTTGACCACCAACGACATTTGTCCGGAGGAGAAGGGCGTGTTCATAGCCCTGGCCGTTGTGATTGCCCTGGCTGGTCTGCTGGCCGGTTTCACGGCCGCCCTGTACTACAAATACCAGATGGAGATCAAGATCTGGCTGTACGCGCACAACATACTGCTGTGGCTGGTCacggaggaggagctggacaAGGACAAGAAGTTCGACGCCTTCATTTCATACTCGCACAAGGACCAGAGCTTTATCGAGGACTATCTGGTGCCGCAGCTGGAGCATGGTCCGCAGAAATTCCAGCTCTGTGTGCACGAACGCGACTGGCTGGTGGGCAGTCACATCACGGAGAACATTATGCGTTCCGTGGCGGAGTCGCGGCGCACCATTATCGTGCTCAGCCAAAACTTTATCAAATCGGAGTGGGCACGGCTGGAGTTCAAGGCGGCGCATAGGTCGGCGTTGAACGAGGGACGCTCCCGCGTCATTGTGATCATCTACTCGGACATCGGCGATGTGGAGAAGCTGGACGACGAGCTGAAGGCCTACCTGAAGATGAACACCTACCTGAAGTGGGGCGATCCGTGGTTCTGGGATAAGCTGCGATATGCCCTGCCCCATCGCCGGCCCATTGGCAACATTGGCAACGGAGCGCTGGTCAAGACGGCGCTGAAGGGCTCAACGGACGACAAGCTGGAGCTGATTAAACCGTCGCCGGTGACGCCGCCGCTGACCACGCCGCCGGCGGAGGCCACCAAGAATCCGCTGGTGGCGCAGCTGAATGGCGTCACCCCGCATCCGGCAATCATGATTGCCAACGGCAAGAACGGACTGACGAATCTGTACACACCCAATGGCAAGTCGCACCACGGTAATGGCCACATCAACGGCGCCTTCATCATCAACACGAATGCCAAACAGAGCGATGTATAG